Proteins encoded together in one Methanocella sp. window:
- a CDS encoding ABC transporter permease → MSEWDALYTMLRREIIRFTRKPNRTILPSVISTFLYIFAFGYALGSSIPGMGGHTYIQFMLPGLIMMQVILHAYINPAYSLFSSKDDRYIEDPLTTPMRYSTMVVAYVLGGMTRGIVMGLIIGVVTMVLFGIGIFDIPMFLLFLLGTSATFACFGIMLGQWSKNIEDVGNVMSYLLSPLLFLGGVFFSIDIIPADWIRWLSWLDPLTYVVDGFRYAMIGYERTNPYYCLIAIGVSLLVCFFASLKLFESGYNLKT, encoded by the coding sequence GTGAGTGAGTGGGACGCACTTTACACGATGCTGCGGCGGGAAATAATCCGCTTTACCCGAAAGCCCAACCGGACCATACTGCCCAGCGTCATCTCCACGTTCCTCTATATCTTCGCATTCGGCTATGCCCTCGGCTCGTCCATTCCGGGCATGGGCGGCCACACGTACATCCAGTTCATGCTCCCGGGCCTGATCATGATGCAGGTCATCCTGCACGCGTACATTAACCCGGCGTACTCGCTCTTCTCGTCGAAGGACGACCGCTACATCGAGGACCCGCTCACGACGCCGATGCGCTATTCGACCATGGTCGTCGCCTACGTGCTCGGAGGGATGACCCGGGGTATCGTCATGGGCCTTATCATCGGCGTAGTCACCATGGTCCTCTTCGGCATCGGGATCTTCGATATTCCGATGTTCCTGCTATTCTTATTGGGGACATCTGCGACGTTCGCCTGCTTCGGCATTATGCTGGGGCAGTGGTCGAAGAATATCGAGGACGTGGGCAACGTCATGAGCTATCTTCTCAGCCCGTTGCTGTTCCTGGGCGGCGTGTTCTTTTCCATAGACATCATCCCCGCCGACTGGATACGCTGGCTCTCATGGCTGGACCCGCTGACCTACGTCGTGGACGGGTTCAGGTACGCTATGATCGGCTACGAGCGGACGAACCCCTACTATTGTCTCATTGCCATCGGAGTCTCGCTTCTGGTCTGTTTCTTTGCCAGCCTAAAGCTCTTCGAAAGCGGCTATAACCTGAAGACGTAG